In the genome of Labeo rohita strain BAU-BD-2019 chromosome 2, IGBB_LRoh.1.0, whole genome shotgun sequence, the window GTAATGTGTAAGTGTAACAagcaaattataaatatatacactaccattcaaaagtttggggtcagtacatttttattgttaatacttttattcaccaaggatgtattaagttaataattaaaagtttattaaaagttaataataaataatttacattgttataaaatatttatattttgaataaacactgtactttttaaacttgttattcatgaaagaatcctgaaaaaaaaaaaaaaaaatcacaggttccaaaaaatatttggcagcacaactgttgatattatccaacattgatcattctaataataaatccgcatattagaatgatttctgaaggatcatgtgacacttaagactggagtaacagctgataaaaattcagcttttcatcacaggaataaattctattttaaagtatgttaaaatgaaaaacattattttatattgtaaaaacattttgcaatattactgtttttttttctatatttttaatcaaataaatgcagccttgatgagcataagagacttctttaaagactattacaagtcttactgaccccaaacttttgaacggtagtgtatatatatatagaccatttcgtcagatgtaaacatactggtcccgatacacttcctgtttcttttttttttttaactttacacaaacatcacaaaaaaatacaaccaacataacatttgactggatgaaaatgttacattagcacctttaagatgtatttgtatatgtgaaataaaataaaaaataaaaaacaaaaaaacaggaagtgcttctggaccagtgttgtttacatctagcgaaatggtctatatatacacatgcatatatatatatatatatatatatatatatatataatttgcttgttACACTTACACATTACATAAAAAAGAGaggaaaatattataaaatatataacatacatacatatatatatatatatatatatatatatgaatatgtgTTGTTATAGAGATTTTTTAAAGATCTCTACATACTGTCAGAGACAAAGCTATGAGACAGCAATAGCTGAATTGTTCATAACTGcctttcacaaaaataaataaataaataaaataaataaataaataaaagcagagTGATTTACGAGACAGTGATACCACGGTTGTCAATGATTATCATATCTATGCATGATGATATTTACAAGGTATGTACTTCAGAGATTATCATCGTGTTTCACTTATATAACGTGATGTATCAAAATTGAATGCCATGATTATTTTTGTAGTGTTTTCGTATACTACTAATGTCTGGATACTCCGTTATTTGAAAGTATCTTTACCTGTAGTATAGAGTCGTTCTCATGCTGCACGTCGTAACTTACATGCAGAACTTAAAACATTTTCCGCTGCCAAACGATACGACACATTTGCAGTTTGTTTGAATGGACTGTAGGAAAATATTCCCTTCACCTCGCGCTATTTTTGTTCTCTGCCTTTTAAAGAATCTCCTCATATTTTCAACTGACGTAAAACCGCGCCAAACGATTCAGCGCGCATGTCGAAGTGAGGCTCGACAATCCGCAACATCGACCTCAAGATGGCGCCACGACATCAAATCTTTCTTGCACGTGTGGGTAGTAAACACGACAAACAATATTTGACTAATTTATTggaatttattcttttttaaaagtaataaaacatgcaagtaaaaaacaaaaactaaaaaaataccgTTGGAATAAATGttctaaatattaattacatacaTGTAGCCACATTACATAGCCTGCATGCAGCtacattaatttaaagttaaactTTAAATGCTGATGCCGAAAACAACTAAATGGtatttgtaaacaaaatgtGCAACACGTTCATCCTGTTTGCGTTGAGCTCCCCAACCCCTCCACCCACAAGACTTTCGAAAAGCATTTGTGTGCTAGTGCTGCTGAACTGACCTTTTACGTCAGACACTATCTGAAAGCGAGACAAGCCAGCTAGATGTTTATCTCTCTGTAGATGAACGATCGTGAGGTTGCAGCCTATTAATAATTTTCCGAAACATTTATTGTATGTTGCATGGGGTTTTACAGGTAAACAGAGACCAGCACTGCAGTTTTgaatgaaatatttacatttatatttttagcagAAATACTTTATAGTTTAGATCAAGGGTGCCCAACCCTTTTTCTGGAGAttgaccttcctgcagagttttgttccaactctaatcaaaAACACCTGTccgtaattatcaagtgctccttcagatcctaattagttggttcaggtgtattcagggttggagctgaactctgcgagaaggtcgatctccaggaccagggttcgCATTTGTGTTGATTTAAAGCAGACAACAGATTCTTGTACAGTACTTGTTTTTGTTGCTTTGAGTGACAAGGGTGTGATTATACTATGGTGTTATCTGCAACACTATCAGTGATGTTCACACACTGAGATAGTTTACTTGGAATtgtaatcttttttgtttttctcttgaATGTGCAAGTTTAATAAGAAGACGTAATTTCCGCTTGTTTTTTGAATTATCTAAAGATGACATGAACATGATCAGttgagtttttttgtttcaacACGTTTAGAAAAAAGGCACAAAGCTTTAACTGGAGGAGCGTTAAACAATGTACTCTTACCCTTGAATGTTACAGAGTACAGTATtatcatttttctctttttttagataaaaagtTTTAGTAAACAAGCACAAACTTTAAAGTTTGCATCTGACAAGACCAAATTGGTCCTCCCGTCAAAACATCTTCAACCCACCACAAGCAAATTTTGCTCCTCTTAAATATCTGCATGTAAATGCAATTCACATACTAACACCTCCCACTGTTTCCTGTCACTAACAAGTGGAACTAAAAAAAAGGTACCTCACTGGAAAAAAACGTTACAGAGGCATTTCACATTTCGACAGAGCACTTCTCTTAAACTTGCCTTTATCTTTGGAAAAATGCCACACAACAACACAGAAAACTGCAGCATATCTCATTTCAGATATCCACTTTTCACTTCCACCTACAGCATCGTGCTGCTCTTCGGTCTTCCTTTGAACTCTTTGTCTCTTTGGATATTGGTTTGTCGGAATGGCTTGAAGAAATCCGTTCCGGTGATCTACATGGCCAACCTGGCCTTATCGGACCTATTTTTTACGCTTTCCCTGCCCTTTCGGATCATCTACTTCGCCAAAGGTGAATGGAAGCTGGGGAACACTCTATGCATGATTCCAGGGACCCTTTTTGCTGTCAACATCTACTCCAGCTCCTTGTTCATCACGCTCATCAGCGTGGACCGGATGCTGGCTGTGGTGTATCCGCTGAGATCTCGACAATTACGGACAGTACCAATGGCCTGGGTGTTCTGTGCGATTGTGTGGCTGATCATTGCTGGAGTAGCAGTGCCAACAGCCTTAAACCATCCCGAAAATAGAGACACAAAATGTAACGTGACGCGTTGTTTTGAGAAATACTCAGATGAAAATTGGAAGAACGGATTTATAATCCTTTGCTGTCTCACTTTCTTTGGTATTTTAGTACCTTTCTGCATCATTCTGGGCTGTACGGTGGCAGTCGTGCGCCAGTTGAAAGGCTACAGCATGGCGACTTCCTCGTGCAACACTGAGCTGAGCAAAAGCAAGATCGTCAAGCTCTTTCTGTCGAACTTGCTCATCTATGCCATTTGTTTTATCCCATTTCACATTGCTTTTATTCTCTTTGGCTTGAAGAAACTTGATATCTTGCATGGAAATAGAACTCTTGACTCTTACTTTGACCTACACACTGTTACCATGTGCATGGCCAGCACAAACAGCTGTCTGGACCCCTTGATCTACTATTTCAGCACAAAGACTATTCAAGGCAGAACAAGATGTGATTCTTCATCTAGAACCGTCAGACTCGGCCTGGTCCAGAGCATGAGTTGGAACGGACAGTAAGGCACCATCCATCATAATCGCTTATGTCTTTGAGGTAAACAAGCTCTTTGTCTGAGAGGAAAtggttatgtaaaaaaaaaaaccaagtcTTAAACCAAAAGCTGACTCACGCACAAGAACGTTGCACATCTCTGCTTGTGTGCATCGCGTGTAAGATTTGCAACTCCGTTCAGGCTCGGGCGTCCAAAAGTGGGCGAAAAGGGAAGAAGACACTTAAAGTTGAGCCGAAGTTACTCATGACCTTCCAATGTGATACTTGATTTTGTTCTGCAAAACTTGCATTGTTGCAAACCATTATCTAAGCTGTTTATATTTGCTAAAAACCAAGGGCAGTTGCAACTGAAGGAATGTTGGACCCTCTGGTTGCTGTTGTTGCATTAGCTTTATTTCTACCAGCATTACAGTTGAAAACTTGTATAGTTTGTCTTATTTCTGTTCCTGTGTCATAAATCTAAACTGGATTTTTATTTCCCTAAGAATGCACTTAATATTTGCATAGTAATATgtacacacttttatttttgtgtcatgCATTATGTTAGCTGAAATAAACCAAACATACTTCTATAAGTTTAATCTATCACTTTTATCTTCTCGGATAAGATCTCCGTTACGCTGATTAATTTACCGTGAAATGGGGGTGTGAAAAAGTCAAAAAACGTTCACACAGTTGCACAACGCTCACAGGCTGGCAGAAGGAAGTGAAAGTTTCAAGTCAACAGTGTTCAATATCCACACCCTCCTCCTCTGTTGATTCACACGAGGGATCTTTTACATGTTGCGGTTTGTGGGCCAAGTGTGCCGAAAGGTCTTGCGTGTGCACTTACTTCTCTGTACTGATCAACAGAGCGGGAGTAGGGTTTCAGCAGTTTATTGACAGATTTTACAAGCGattattatttacaaagcaGCAGAATAGAGTGCATCAAATCAAACGCCTCATTTATTCCAGATAAAACCAATTGTTGCTACACCAGTATGTGGAAGAGgaacaaatacatataaatggTACAATTAGAAAAAGTGCAAGCGATATGAAATGATTccaccatttaaaaaaagaataggaACAGCAGAGAAAAGATTTCTGCACATAtgtgcagaaaattcagcttcattttaattaaagaacagCCCGTTCTTATCAATGCATACACACTGTATTTAGAGATAACGAAACATTTCAAACCAACATCCGCTGGctagtttttcacatttttctaCAAACTTTATTCACATGTATGAAAGAGCAACACAGAGTATTTGAACATGATAAACTGCTCAGATAACCAACATTACTACAAACAAACAGATGTCAAGTTAGGAAATCCAAGATAAGAAAACTTATATTGCTTATATCACGTTCAAAAACTCACGCCATGACTTAAATAACAGGCTTAAAGTcatacatttctaaaatatgaGGTATACATCTTTTGGCATTGAAGACAATTTTCAAATACTGGATTTCATAGCTAACACGGAAAGAaatgaacaacattttttaacaaatcaaacCACAAAAACCATCAGTCTACACGAACCGCGGCTTTACAGGGAAACAAAAAAACCCTCAGAAATGCAAATTACTTGTCAGTGCATGCCAGACATCTGAGACTAGTCTCACAGTTATATTTGAGGAAACTTCcccaatgaaaaaataaaatacataaataacctGAGAGTGAAATAAAACCACAAACTAGACAATGTGCTTTAGAATATGAAAATGTCAAGACAAAgacaaaatagacaaaaaaaaaaaaaaaaaaaaaaaaaaaaaaaaaaaaaaaaaaaaaaacctacatacTTGGATGAAATCCTTGGAAAAATTgaatcaaacacacaaatatggcATTATCTAACATAATGTACAGGTTTATCATGCTGATAAAGTGCTGTTAAGCTGGACAGATGGGGAAGGGTCGGTTTTGGGTTTTGCTCAGTAGTGTTGAGTAGAAGGAAGGGAAACTACAGCAGGAGTCGGTCACAAATCTTCGTCTCCACAACAAACGTGTTCTCGAAGTGCCGGATGCTGTGGCAGTTTCTGGTCTCCCTCTTATCAACGCCTGAGGAAGAAAAAGATTCGAGTCGGGTTAAACAACGATGCTCATTTTGACATAGCACTGTGTTAAACATCATAGTTGCGTATTTTTGCACTGCCTGGTTCAGGAAGGATtttatactaccattcaaaagtttgtggtcagtaagatgCATTAGAAGTCTGTTACGCagaccaagtctgcatttatttataaaaaaatacattaaaatcagtaatattgtgaaatattattatgatttaaaataactgcttactatttgaatacattttaaaatgtaatttattcgtatgacgcaaagctgaattttcagcatcattactccagtcttcaatgtcacatgatccttcagaaatcattctaatatgctgatttagaaACATGtttatcattatcaatgttgaaaacagctgctcAGTACATCTATGGAAGCTGatacatttgataaaaaattatttgatgaatagtgttctaaaaaaaacagcatttatttgaacaaatcatttgtaacattgtcttcactgttattttatatcaatttaatgtatacTTGTTAAATAAGtgttgattaaaattaaaataaaataaaataaaataataaacaaaacaaaataaaataaaacaaaacaaaactcaaaCCTATGAATggtaccctagtaaaaaagtaatacatttaaaatgcatttattttatactaagtatagttcaagtccgTTAACATATCGCTCgagactgatataaaaattataattaaactttatttggagtactacttgtgcacaatgcacatttcttatttttaagcctaaaatatgttttaatgtcactactgatgaAGACTGtataatctttaaataatatcagtctttaaatgcttaatatttaaagtgtacctaaaatatacttgcaatagttccactttagcacaaatCAGATATACTTAAGCATATCTTTGATTGGACTTGGACAACACTATTTCCACACAATtgaagtgcattaagtacaaaattaactgttccaatttagcagactttaaatataccagtttggtatactaaaagtacaattgcatttttattaagtgcataatatgtaaatgtattggtagtatacttagcatgaaataaatgtattttaaacacattttagtacatttactttttttttctagggtAGTGAACATTTTCTATAGACTTAATGACTTAGTGTCCATCTACCATTCCAATACTAACTATTCCCAAAGAATTACTAGACTACCCATAATTCTCACAGAGATCCACTCAATCAAGAAAACTTTTTCATGGAAATCGGACTTTGAAAAAGAATTAGAGTTTTAGTTACTTTCTTCTAGTTAACTAGGTAATGTTACCTGACTACATAACTAGCAACCCACTCAACGCCTACACTTctctttttatttctaattgacaaactgttttgttttaaactgaaaatgttAAGGCTCAATTCATCTTTTTGAGAAGTTAAACTCGACGGTCACACTCGTGGTGTGGCACAAATGTCGCAGTCAAGTTCTATTTCCTGTGGCTACCCAGACGCCATCTGCGCAAGGATGAGTGAGAGGAAGTCCTTAAGGAGCCAAACTACAGCTCCTACACTGCATCCCTACCCACACCTCAGCCTCTGCATCACACCAGAGAGAGATGCCCTCTGATCCAAACGACAACTCCCACAATGCCTCAGTGCCTGACGTGCATCACATCCCCCTCTGTGTGGTTTCCTAACTGCAGACGTTCTGTGTACTCTGCAATCGTGAGTCACGCTTACACACCACGCGCACACGTATTAATCAGGATGAAGATCGGTGTCAGCGTGGTACACGCACCAGACTGAAAGTACGCAGCAGATGCCCAGATCGAATGGAATGCAATATTTAACATTAGACTACAGCACTAtgactcacaaaaaaaaaaaaaaaaaaaaaaaaaaaaaaaaaaaaaaaggggaagaGGAAGACGTTGCAGTGCTATCAGTTAAAGCGTATGATTTTCGCAAGATAACTGGGTGGATCAAAATTGGggggaaataaaaaaagacaacaacaaaaaacaggaaCTGAATGAGCTGGCAGAAAACCACAGCTACATCTGTGTGCGTGTGCAGGTTCCAGTAACAAATATTGTGTGAACGAtgatgaacaaaataaaaaaaaaaaaaacagactattACATATTATCTACAGTTaaggttacatttaaaaatttgtatttttattcctttgatgcaaagctgaattttcagtatcattatttcagtcttcagtgtcacaataAATGCTAACTCATCAAATAATCACAGTGATGTTTGACTTGGCAAACACcaataataaaatccaaaaaaaaaaaaaatcaagaagtCATGAAACTCACGTCTTTGGCTGCTACGGCGTCTCAGTCTGTAGGTTTCTTTTCCGTAACAGAGCCGGTGGATGAAGGGTCCCAGCTGACGCATGTTCCTAACGCGGCCCGTCACCACCATCTCTTCCTGAATGATGTAGGTCTGGGGCAAATACGTCCCCCGCTGCCAAAACACAAATGCATACAAACGGTCACACGGGGCTACGGGCTTCATTCCATCAACACTGACACACCGACTATGACGAATCAAACAGATTCGAAATCTGCATGTTGCCTCAGCTAGGGAAGTGACAAATTCCTTGTAGGGTCtgcatgcattattattttcatttattactttatttaataaattaaaaatactaagaagaaaaatatatatttttttattaaaaatgtattttacatactaaataataaactaaaaataaataatatactattacattttaaataagtttccaTGACTTTATCATTAccctaaaacttttttttttgaccatgggtggttattttttcttttattaacaattgatttctgaaggtacAGTTCTACCTTCATTCATTAAATACTTCATGTTTCTCATTTCACAAAGGCGGCACATCAAACATGTGACTCATGAACTGAGACCTTTTGTTCATGTGTTACATAAAACTTTATGCAATCTGTTACCTTGACATTGACAAGCAGCTCCCACAGGTTCCTGGGCGGCATGACGATTGTCGTGTTGAGCTCAATAACGTAGCACTTATCCAACGCAATGTCGTAGTATGCTGTGAGTCCCTGTGATAACGAGAAAGGACAACGCCTCCGTTAATAACGACTCGAGAATCAAATCAAAAAATGATTTGAGAGATTTAAGTTGAAGttcaatatatcaatatattaaaatgaatactttttcctcagcaaggatgcattaaactaatCAAAAGTGACTAGCAAAATTTAAAAGATCTATGCATCTATGAAAAATGATATCAGGGTTTGCATAGAAATATTAAGAAACAAcagttttaacattgataatactaacaaatgtttcttgagtgcaaatcagcatattaaaatgatttctgaaagataatgtgacactgaagactgaagagtAGTCAtataaaattcagctttgcatcacaagaatatgttatattttaaaatatattcaaatagaaaacaagtgttttaaattgtaataacatttcacaatattgctgtttccAATGCACTTTTGGTAACTTGAATGGAGCTGGAAGAacaaaatgttctgttttttacCATTCTGGCATTTTCATGGATTTATAGCTTTTGGAGAACTTGTCTTTCACAGAAACATTTGCATGTACTCCTGTGCCTGGCACATTGCGCTGCATATTAAACAATGATTTCAGCAGACAAAAGGTTTCCTTAGAGATGGTTCACAGTCCATCTGGGGGAGCCGTGATGACTAACACCATCTTTTGTACAGCCAGGGAACTAGAAGAAACTGTACCAGAGCTAAATGGGCAGAACTTCACTTCGAGTGCTTCTAACAAAAATCCTCACCCTGTGAAAGTCGTGAATGATATCAGCCGGGTCACTGCTTCCAAAATCAGGCACAGGGACGCTGATTTGCTCGTAGTTGTCTTCCAGGTAGATGCCGACGTTCTCTTCTAGCTCCTGCCGCCCGAGTAGCGGGGCGAACAGGGGGTCCTCGTAAATCACCCGACAGTGGAACAAACTGTCCTCTGGGATCTGGAGAAAGAAAGCAGAGCATTTCAATAGAGGGCACTTGAACTAGTGAACGGAAGACGGAGTGAAAGATCCAGCTAGGTGTTGCTATGGCGATCGCTATGGCAATGAACTTTAATAGGTTTGTTCGTGCATAAAAGATGATGGACAGATCCAATGACGTCTAGCGTCTCACCTGGGGGCTGAAGTAGTATCGGTACAGGCATACAGACGCCATGATCACGCCTGACAGGAAGATCACCAAGCCGAGGACCACGCACCAAAGGCCACTAAAGGGAGACTTCTTGGATCTTACTGGAAGCACCAACTCATCCTGCTGGGAAACACAAAACAACGCCACTtagttttatgaatttaaaacattttggatgGAAAATGCTGCATGTTTAGTGAACATTTAAAGTGAGGgtccatccaaaaatgaaagctctgttatcatttacttgCCCTCATTTGcaatccaaacctgtatgacagaTATTTTGGCAACCAAATCATTTCGGGtcccactgaaaaaaatatcatgggACCCaacgttcttcaaaatatcttcttttgtgctccacagaagaaaagaCTTGCATACAtgcttggaatgacatgaattttcattttccctTAAACATCAAAATTGAGCATTAATAACACTTAGACATCAAGTTGTTCATTCAATGACTCTCtcattcagtatttttgtcgTGTTTTCCAGtccaaatatctaaaaattcatAAGTCAAGATATATTTCTttgagaaaataatgaaattatttttcttaaaacaagaaaaacatatCTGTCAGTGTGTTAAGAATGAATTTTGACACATTTGACAAGACTTTTTCCTTGAGTCAATGTCttgatttaatcattttttagttttctataatgagaaactaataaaaatactaataaatttcagtttgaaaccccattgacattttttttaacataaactcactttaatcattttaatcatttttttcaggaaacaAGATTTAAAAACTTCAAATCTTTTAAGCATAAGctcagtatattttaatttaattttaagcacAGCTTGATTTAAGAACCccactaaattatttttaccccactaaattatttctttctttctttttttcttcagaaaaccaGATCTACAACCTTAAAATCTTTTGAGCATAAGCTCAGTACATTTTGATTTTGAGTACAGCTTAACTGTAGAATTTCTAGCTATTAGAAATGGAAAAACAAGACAGACCtactcatttcttttttttagcataaactcatttcattttaatatattttttttcagaaaacaagacttaaaatCTTAAGCCCTTCTTTTGATTAGACATTTGATAGAAATtcctaaaatattaagcaagagaatcatttttgcagtgcattactTTCAGCTCCCAACTGCACCAAGAAATTAGTCACGGCAGCGTCTCAAGACGTCAGGTGGCGTGAGCAATCCATCCGCCTCCAGTCTCTCAGAGACGCTGGTGCCGAGGACACCAGCTCGGCTCGGCCCACGCAGGCTCTGGATCATCGTGAATCAAACAGACTTGCTGACAGAGCTACTATCTCCGCCTGGCAGAGTGATATTTTTAGGCACGTACTGTACTTCCACGCTCCTTATTTGTACAGGAGTTCCTATCTACGTAGGGAAGACACACAGTAGCAGCGGGTAGGAGACAGTGTGTGGGTACCAGGCTGAAAATAACAGCACTAGTATCAGATTAGATGAATCCACGTCATTTTCACTCT includes:
- the lpar5a gene encoding lysophosphatidic acid receptor 5a codes for the protein MPHNNTENCSISHFRYPLFTSTYSIVLLFGLPLNSLSLWILVCRNGLKKSVPVIYMANLALSDLFFTLSLPFRIIYFAKGEWKLGNTLCMIPGTLFAVNIYSSSLFITLISVDRMLAVVYPLRSRQLRTVPMAWVFCAIVWLIIAGVAVPTALNHPENRDTKLPFCIILGCTVAVVRQLKGYSMATSSCNTELSKSKIVKLFLSNLLIYAICFIPFHIAFILFGLKKLDILHGNRTLDSYFDLHTVTMCMASTNSCLDPLIYYFSTKTIQGRTRCDSSSRTVRLGLVQSMSWNGQ
- the itm2cb gene encoding integral membrane protein 2Cb isoform X2; translated protein: MVKISFQQVTVQKPEKENDEDKEEIHMPYSHDELVLPVRSKKSPFSGLWCVVLGLVIFLSGVIMASVCLYRYYFSPQIPEDSLFHCRVIYEDPLFAPLLGRQELEENVGIYLEDNYEQISVPVPDFGSSDPADIIHDFHRGLTAYYDIALDKCYVIELNTTIVMPPRNLWELLVNVKRGTYLPQTYIIQEEMVVTGRVRNMRQLGPFIHRLCYGKETYRLRRRSSQRRVDKRETRNCHSIRHFENTFVVETKICDRLLL
- the itm2cb gene encoding integral membrane protein 2Cb isoform X1 — encoded protein: MVKISFQQVTVQKPEKENDEDKEEIHMPYSHQDELVLPVRSKKSPFSGLWCVVLGLVIFLSGVIMASVCLYRYYFSPQIPEDSLFHCRVIYEDPLFAPLLGRQELEENVGIYLEDNYEQISVPVPDFGSSDPADIIHDFHRGLTAYYDIALDKCYVIELNTTIVMPPRNLWELLVNVKRGTYLPQTYIIQEEMVVTGRVRNMRQLGPFIHRLCYGKETYRLRRRSSQRRVDKRETRNCHSIRHFENTFVVETKICDRLLL